The Novosphingobium aromaticivorans DSM 12444 genome segment AGCACTTCCTCGAACGGCTGTTCCTCGAAGCCCGACAGTGGATTGACGGCGATGGCACTGTCGAGTGGCCAGAGCGGTGCGACGGTCTGCGTCGCGATCGAAATCAGGGCAATCAATTGCTCCCGCTCGGCCTGGGCGCCCAGTGCGGAGGAGAGGTTCTTGATGAGGCTTCTGGTCGCGAGGGTCATGGCATGGCGTCCTTGAGAGCTGGAAATTGCAGAGGTCAGGCCGAGAGATTTCCGGCATGGAACAGGCGGGCGAACAGCGCTGGTGGCAGGTTGCGCTCGCCACTGGCGACGCGCTGCTGGGCCACCCATCCCGCCAGAAACAGCGAGAGCAGGGCGAACTGCGCGTAATCGTGGATCAAGGGCAGCGCGGCATTGTCCTGCAAGGCCGACATCACCGCCAGCGCAGCCGCATTCAGCGCGATCAGCATCACCGGAACTGCGGCCACCACGAGCCCCACCGCGCTGCGCGAAACGGACCGCAGGCCGACCGTCAGCGCGCTGAGCAGCGCGGTGCAGGCCAGGCCTACCGGGAGCAGCACGCCTCCTTCGCCCGTCTGGATCAACGCGTACGCGCCGACCATGGTGACAAGCGCAATCGCGGCGGGCCAGGGCTGGGGCAACGCCTTGGCGCGGGCTGGGGCGCTCGAGACGGTGCCTGCCGAACCAAGGAACAGCCAGGCCTTGAACACCCCATGCGCCACCATGTGCCACAATGCTGCGGCATAAGCGCCCAACGCCACAGTCAGCAGCATGAAGCCCATCTGGGAGACGGTCGATGCAGCCAGCGAACCTTTCACGTCGTTGCGGACGAGCATGATCGCACTGCCGAACAGCGCAGCCATGATCCCGACGGTGAAGAGCATGAACCGGGCCGCCGTGGCCGCTTCGATAACCGGCGCGAAGCGGACCATCAGAAAGCCGCCGGCGTTGACGAAGCCCGCATGCATTAGGGCCGACACCGGCGTTGGCGCGGCAAGCGAACGCATCAGCCAGGTCGAGAACGGCGGCAAGGCACAGCGCGCCAGTGCGGCGATGGCAAGCAGGAATGCCGCCGGCATCAGGTACCCGACGGCCATGGTGGGCACTGCTGCGCCGATCGCGGCGATCCCGGTGGATTTCGCGCCGATCGCCAGAAACAGGACCGCGGTCACCAGCGCCAGATCGCTCACCGCGAAAGACAGGCTCGCACGCCGTGCGGCCGAGCGGGCTTCTCCCGAGTCGCCTACATGGCCGATCATTCCAGCCATCAGCCGCCCGGTCACGATCCACGCCGCCGCCAGCAGGAGCGCATCGGCGGCAAGGCCCATCAGCATCGTGGCAAGAGCAAGGCCCACGGCCATGCGGGCAAACGCCCCCGCGCGCGGATCGGCGCGCAGTTGGCGACGCGCGAACACCAGCACGACAACGGTCACCAGCAAAGACAACCCTGCCAGGGCCACGCCCGCTGTGGTCAGAACCGCGTGGCCATCGGCCATTGCAGCAGCAAGGAGCATGCCGAGTGCAAGCACCGGAAGATCGGCACGCGAAAATGACAGTGCACGAATGACAGGCGTTCGGGAGGGAACTGCGGTTGCGTTGACGGTCGTCTGGCTCATCTCTGGCTCCAAGTGCCCCTCGGCGGGGATGTCTCGGGGTGCAGGTGCGCCACGATTCATGATTTTGGAAACGAATATCTGAAATATTGAAGATTGCATTTTGAAATGATAAATCGGCCCGTATGGCCCTGCGTAATCTTGATGTCGATCTGCTCCGCTGCTTCGTAACCATCGCGGATACCGGCAGCTTCACGCGGGCCGGGGAACGGCTGGGCCGGACGCAATCGGCCATTTCGCTGCAGCTGAAGCGACTGGAGGAACAGCTCGGCCGAACGCTCTTCGTGCGCAGTCCGCGCAGTTTGGCGATCACGCCCAATGGCGAAAGGCTGATCGGGCCTGCGCGCCAGATCCTGCGCCTGCACGATGCCACCGTGGCCGAGATGTTCGAACCGGACATCGCCGGGTCGGTGCGCATCGGCGTGCCGGAGGATTTTGCAACGGCGCACCTTCCCTCGGTGCTCGCAGCCTTTGCCGAAGCGCATCCGCTGGTCGAACTGGAAGTGACCTGCGACCTCACGCTCAACCTGCTCGAACGCTTTCATGCCGGGCATTTCGATCTCGTGCTGGTCAAGCGCCAGCCCACGCAGGAGCGACACGAGGGCGTGCGCGTCTGGCGCGAACCGCTGGTTTGGGTGGCACGCGACCGAAAGTCCGCCGTCGACTATTCGCGGGTGCCGCTGGTGGTCTCGCCCGAACCCTGCGTCTATCGCAAGCGCGCGACTGAGGCGCTGGACGCTATGGGGCGGCCGTGGCGCACCGCCTATACCTCAACCAGCCTTGCTGGCAGTCTTTCCGCTGTGCGGGCCGGACTTGGGATCACGGTTCTGCCGCTTGAGATGGTCCCGTCCTCCCTGACGGCCGTGGGCCCCGAGGCGGGCCTGCCGGCGCTATACGATACCGAAATCGCACTGATAGAGGCCGCTGGCCTTTCAGATACCGCACACCGCCTCGCACAGCACATCATCGCAGCGCTCGAGCGGGGGCGCGGCACCTGAAGCCCAATCGTCGCTGGGCTGACTGCACAGGGCATCGCGCCCATTGTTGGCGTGTCCGACCGATACGTGCGCGCGATCCGCGACGCGTAACGCGTTGCGCCCCCCCACCGTGGGCGCTTCCACTGGGAGACTCACCGCCCGGAAGTCCGCGAATCGAGCCAAATTCAAGCGAAACCCGAGCATGGGCTAGAGATAAGCCCTGCAATTTTCCTTGCAAAATCAATATCTCAGTGAGGTAAATGGCGGAGAGGGTGGGATTCGAACCCACGGTACGGTTGCCCGTACACCGCATTTCGAGTGCGGCGCATTCGACCACTCTGCCACCTCTCCGCGAAGTGCCATGGGCGCCTGAATCGGCATTGCCCGGTCGGGAAGCGCGCCGTTAGCGCATGGAATCCGGCTTGCCAAGCGAAAAGGCCGAGGGTTTTTCCACAGGCGCCAGGCCATCGCCACCTTTCGCGCCCCGGCGCTTGTTTGCTGCCCCTGCGAGGCCTATATCCGACTCATGGACCGTGCGAGTTTCTTTTCGCCCCAGGCCGGCCGCGATATTTCGGCCCCTCCCGTCTCATCGGCGCGATTTTCGATCGGGGACGTGGTGCGGCACCGCATGTTCGGCTTCCGCGGGGTCATCTTCGATATCGACCCCGTCTTCGCCAACAGCGAAGAATGGTACGAATCCATTCCGGAAGACATGCGCCCTCCCCGCGACCAGCCGTTCTATCATCTCCTCGCGGAGAACGACGAGAACAGCTACGTCGCCTACGTCAGCCAGCAGAACCTGCTCGCGGATGCCGAAGCCGGCCCTGTCGACCACCCCTCGCTGGACGAGATGTTCG includes the following:
- a CDS encoding proton-conducting transporter membrane subunit — translated: MSQTTVNATAVPSRTPVIRALSFSRADLPVLALGMLLAAAMADGHAVLTTAGVALAGLSLLVTVVVLVFARRQLRADPRAGAFARMAVGLALATMLMGLAADALLLAAAWIVTGRLMAGMIGHVGDSGEARSAARRASLSFAVSDLALVTAVLFLAIGAKSTGIAAIGAAVPTMAVGYLMPAAFLLAIAALARCALPPFSTWLMRSLAAPTPVSALMHAGFVNAGGFLMVRFAPVIEAATAARFMLFTVGIMAALFGSAIMLVRNDVKGSLAASTVSQMGFMLLTVALGAYAAALWHMVAHGVFKAWLFLGSAGTVSSAPARAKALPQPWPAAIALVTMVGAYALIQTGEGGVLLPVGLACTALLSALTVGLRSVSRSAVGLVVAAVPVMLIALNAAALAVMSALQDNAALPLIHDYAQFALLSLFLAGWVAQQRVASGERNLPPALFARLFHAGNLSA
- the hspQ gene encoding heat shock protein HspQ, with product MDRASFFSPQAGRDISAPPVSSARFSIGDVVRHRMFGFRGVIFDIDPVFANSEEWYESIPEDMRPPRDQPFYHLLAENDENSYVAYVSQQNLLADAEAGPVDHPSLDEMFEGFRNGRYRLRRSLSH
- a CDS encoding LysR substrate-binding domain-containing protein — protein: MALRNLDVDLLRCFVTIADTGSFTRAGERLGRTQSAISLQLKRLEEQLGRTLFVRSPRSLAITPNGERLIGPARQILRLHDATVAEMFEPDIAGSVRIGVPEDFATAHLPSVLAAFAEAHPLVELEVTCDLTLNLLERFHAGHFDLVLVKRQPTQERHEGVRVWREPLVWVARDRKSAVDYSRVPLVVSPEPCVYRKRATEALDAMGRPWRTAYTSTSLAGSLSAVRAGLGITVLPLEMVPSSLTAVGPEAGLPALYDTEIALIEAAGLSDTAHRLAQHIIAALERGRGT